One Capsicum annuum cultivar UCD-10X-F1 chromosome 2, UCD10Xv1.1, whole genome shotgun sequence genomic window carries:
- the LOC107859511 gene encoding thioredoxin-like fold domain-containing protein MRL7 homolog, chloroplastic isoform X2 has protein sequence MIIHSALNFNFCALSPLSALKAGQQCSSCSFHNFALPRPLKRLTCFATSIKSEEEHFSDPKQNAGSRRRKAKRPQESKVTHNEDKDSAKIFPITLPKKPRRGRRGEAAAVEDFVRDSLEKTFASIREQNSEIIKDTENILKDRVDDDTDSDESSDDEDESSGGMKEKKMIVEEEDPDWPLDADVGWGIRASEYFDKHPIKNVIGEDGVEIDWEGEIDDCWVKEINCLEWESFAFHPSPLIVFVFERYNRASDNWKALKELEKAAKVYWSAKERLPPRTVKIDINIERDLAYALKVKECPQILFLRGNRILYREKDIRMADDLVRMIAYFYYNAKKPSCINDEALSPRS, from the exons ATGATCATCCATTCTGcattaaattttaacttttgtgCGCTTTCACCACTCTCAGCACTCAAAGCAGGGCAACAGTGTAGTTCTTGCTCTTTCCATAACTTCGCATTGCCACGTCCTTTGAAACGTCTGACTTGCTTTGCCACTTCAATAAAGTCCGAGGAGGAACATTTCTCTGATCCTAAGCAAAACGCTGGTTCAAGGCGTAGGAAAGCTAAAAGGCCCCAGGAAAGTAAAGTTACTCATAATGAAGACAAAGATTCTGCCAAAATCTTCCCAATAACACTCCCTAAAAAACCAAGGCGTGGTCGCAGGGGCGAAGCAGCTGCAGTTGAGGATTTTGTTCGTGATTCACTAGAAAAGACATTTGCCTCTATCCGGGAGCAGAACTCTGAAATAATAAAAGATACCGAGAATATCCTCAAAGATAGGGTTGATGATGACACTGATTCTGATGAAAgtagtgatgatgaagatgaaagCAGTGggggtatgaaagaaaagaaaatgatcgTTGAGGAGGAGGATCCAGATTGGCCTCTAGATGCAGATGTTGGATGGGGAATTAGAGCATCAGAGTATTTTGACAAGCATCCAATAAAAAATGTAATAGGAGAAGATGGAGTTGAGATTGATTGGGAGGGAGAAATTGATGATTGTTGGGTGAAGGAAATCAATTGTCTTGAGTGGGAGAGCTTTGCTTTTCATCCCAGTCCCCTCATTGTTTTTGTTTTCGAGAGATACAATCG GGCTAGTGACAACTGGAAAGCTCTTAAGGAGCTAGAGAAAGCAGCCAAGGTGTATTGGAGTGCCAAAGAGCGCTTGCCTCCTCGG ACTGTGAAGATTGACATAAATATTGAGAGGGATCTAGCCTACGCGCTTAAAGTTAAAGAATGTCCACAGATATTGTTTTTACGAGGAAACAGGATACTGTACAGGGAAAAAG ACATTCGTATGGCTGATGACTTGGTTCGAATGATAGCATATTTTTACTACAATGCAAAAAAACCTTCATGCATTAATGATGAAGCTTTATCTCCACGGTCTTAG
- the LOC107859511 gene encoding thioredoxin-like fold domain-containing protein MRL7 homolog, chloroplastic isoform X1, producing the protein MFLILGVIPHRDFNPPSKVFTRGKMIIHSALNFNFCALSPLSALKAGQQCSSCSFHNFALPRPLKRLTCFATSIKSEEEHFSDPKQNAGSRRRKAKRPQESKVTHNEDKDSAKIFPITLPKKPRRGRRGEAAAVEDFVRDSLEKTFASIREQNSEIIKDTENILKDRVDDDTDSDESSDDEDESSGGMKEKKMIVEEEDPDWPLDADVGWGIRASEYFDKHPIKNVIGEDGVEIDWEGEIDDCWVKEINCLEWESFAFHPSPLIVFVFERYNRASDNWKALKELEKAAKVYWSAKERLPPRTVKIDINIERDLAYALKVKECPQILFLRGNRILYREKDIRMADDLVRMIAYFYYNAKKPSCINDEALSPRS; encoded by the exons AT GTTTCTTATATTAGGAGTTATCCCTCATAGAGATTTTAATCCGCCCAGCAAAGTATTTACGCGAGGGAAGATGATCATCCATTCTGcattaaattttaacttttgtgCGCTTTCACCACTCTCAGCACTCAAAGCAGGGCAACAGTGTAGTTCTTGCTCTTTCCATAACTTCGCATTGCCACGTCCTTTGAAACGTCTGACTTGCTTTGCCACTTCAATAAAGTCCGAGGAGGAACATTTCTCTGATCCTAAGCAAAACGCTGGTTCAAGGCGTAGGAAAGCTAAAAGGCCCCAGGAAAGTAAAGTTACTCATAATGAAGACAAAGATTCTGCCAAAATCTTCCCAATAACACTCCCTAAAAAACCAAGGCGTGGTCGCAGGGGCGAAGCAGCTGCAGTTGAGGATTTTGTTCGTGATTCACTAGAAAAGACATTTGCCTCTATCCGGGAGCAGAACTCTGAAATAATAAAAGATACCGAGAATATCCTCAAAGATAGGGTTGATGATGACACTGATTCTGATGAAAgtagtgatgatgaagatgaaagCAGTGggggtatgaaagaaaagaaaatgatcgTTGAGGAGGAGGATCCAGATTGGCCTCTAGATGCAGATGTTGGATGGGGAATTAGAGCATCAGAGTATTTTGACAAGCATCCAATAAAAAATGTAATAGGAGAAGATGGAGTTGAGATTGATTGGGAGGGAGAAATTGATGATTGTTGGGTGAAGGAAATCAATTGTCTTGAGTGGGAGAGCTTTGCTTTTCATCCCAGTCCCCTCATTGTTTTTGTTTTCGAGAGATACAATCG GGCTAGTGACAACTGGAAAGCTCTTAAGGAGCTAGAGAAAGCAGCCAAGGTGTATTGGAGTGCCAAAGAGCGCTTGCCTCCTCGG ACTGTGAAGATTGACATAAATATTGAGAGGGATCTAGCCTACGCGCTTAAAGTTAAAGAATGTCCACAGATATTGTTTTTACGAGGAAACAGGATACTGTACAGGGAAAAAG ACATTCGTATGGCTGATGACTTGGTTCGAATGATAGCATATTTTTACTACAATGCAAAAAAACCTTCATGCATTAATGATGAAGCTTTATCTCCACGGTCTTAG
- the LOC107861247 gene encoding calcium-binding protein PBP1 → MVHLEFQDLLPIMARKLGGDGLINELCKGYRMLMDGEKGVITIDSLKKNSLLMGLQGFTEEELKNMIREGDMDGDGALDQIEFCILMFRLSPDLLHVAQEVIHKAKQQQNTVHL, encoded by the coding sequence ATGGTGCATTTAGAATTTCAAGATTTGCTGCCAATAATGGCGAGAAAGCTAGGCGGAGATGGACTGATCAACGAGCTATGCAAAGGGTATCGGATGTTAATGGATGGTGAAAAGGGAGTGATCACAATTGACAGCCTAAAGAAGAACTCTCTGCTGATGGGGTTGCAAGGTTTCACTGAAGAAGAGTTGAAGAACATGATTAGAGAAGGAGATATGGATGGTGATGGAGCACTTGATCAGATTGAATTTTGCATTTTGATGTTTAGATTGAGTCCTGACTTGTTACATGTAGCTCAAGAAGTGATACACAAAgctaaacaacaacaaaatactgTCCACCTTTAA